Proteins encoded by one window of Mycolicibacterium sp. ND9-15:
- a CDS encoding endonuclease/exonuclease/phosphatase family protein, translating to MIRVLATVLGIVAFAMALAGLLSRYLPVSHEIVLILAAAAPYLTAAGVAAMVLFAVARRWVPTIVASMLCVAMLAVLAPRYFGPEKTAAPSIALRVVTANLGMGRADARAVVQLATASADVLVVQEMTPEVADAMSTVGIDSVFGHRVVDARPMAEGIGVWSRHPIVASSAVDGYQMPMLGARIRWPGVKFDLTVLAAHLAAPWVQPLRWFQGDIARFPETLRALAGSAGAGAVIVAGDLNATYDMRPFRKLLDEGYRDAAEQAGAGLTRSYPSKPWRPPVLGIDHVLVRNCAATSAGTVALPGSDHRGLVATVEVPIDPTAG from the coding sequence GTGATTCGAGTGTTGGCGACGGTCCTGGGCATCGTCGCGTTCGCGATGGCGCTGGCCGGGCTGCTGTCGCGCTATCTGCCGGTCAGCCATGAGATCGTGCTGATTCTCGCCGCGGCCGCGCCGTACCTGACGGCGGCGGGCGTCGCGGCGATGGTGCTGTTCGCGGTGGCGCGGCGGTGGGTGCCGACGATCGTGGCCTCGATGCTGTGCGTGGCGATGCTCGCCGTATTGGCCCCGCGGTACTTCGGACCGGAGAAGACCGCTGCGCCCTCGATCGCACTACGGGTGGTGACGGCCAATCTCGGCATGGGTCGGGCCGACGCGCGGGCGGTCGTCCAACTCGCGACCGCGTCGGCCGATGTGCTCGTCGTGCAGGAGATGACCCCGGAAGTGGCGGACGCCATGTCGACCGTCGGAATCGACAGCGTCTTCGGGCACCGGGTCGTCGATGCGCGCCCGATGGCGGAGGGGATCGGCGTATGGAGCCGCCATCCGATCGTGGCCTCCTCGGCCGTCGACGGTTACCAGATGCCGATGCTCGGCGCCCGGATTCGGTGGCCCGGAGTGAAGTTCGACCTCACCGTCCTCGCCGCGCATCTGGCCGCTCCGTGGGTGCAGCCGCTGCGCTGGTTCCAGGGCGACATCGCCCGTTTTCCCGAGACGCTACGGGCGCTGGCCGGGTCCGCCGGGGCGGGCGCGGTCATCGTGGCCGGCGACCTGAACGCCACCTACGACATGCGACCGTTCCGAAAGCTGCTGGACGAGGGTTACCGGGACGCCGCCGAGCAGGCCGGGGCGGGTCTCACCCGCAGCTATCCCAGCAAGCCGTGGCGGCCGCCGGTGCTCGGCATCGACCACGTCTTGGTCCGGAACTGTGCGGCG